The following proteins come from a genomic window of Gynuella sunshinyii YC6258:
- a CDS encoding acetate/propionate family kinase, whose product MSQQVLVFNSGSSSFKFSIFNAESHDLLLSGIAERLGQVDAEITFKTQTSKTTKQIPSADHETAISTLCNSLADFGLSFEDVAVVGHRVVNGGEAFSDSIVVTPENLSKLEQYNDFAPLHNPAAVLGIKVISTLFPALPQVMVFDTAFHQTLAPKAYLYPIPYYLYKDHSIRRYGAHGTSHRYVVNEAVQQLGLDPNDHQVISAHLGNGCSAAAVINGHCVDTTMGLTPLEGLMMGTRSGDVDPSLHQFLAKKMSWSIEQITNMLNKESGLLGLSGISNDMRTLVEARDSGNQQAGLAIDVFCFRLARQIAGLAASLTRLDALIFTGGIGENSEPVRAQALKNLAILGFEAEPEYNQKNGKQSNGLITKADSTPAIVIQTNEELMIAMDCLRLTK is encoded by the coding sequence ATGAGCCAACAGGTATTGGTATTCAACAGCGGTAGCTCATCTTTTAAGTTTTCAATATTCAACGCCGAATCTCATGATTTATTGCTTTCCGGTATTGCCGAAAGACTTGGGCAGGTAGATGCCGAAATTACCTTTAAAACTCAGACCAGTAAAACCACTAAACAAATTCCCTCAGCTGATCACGAAACTGCCATCAGTACTTTATGTAATTCCCTGGCAGATTTCGGTCTGAGCTTTGAGGATGTCGCCGTGGTTGGGCACCGGGTTGTAAACGGTGGTGAAGCCTTTTCAGACTCCATCGTCGTGACCCCGGAAAACCTGAGCAAGTTGGAACAGTATAACGATTTTGCGCCATTGCATAATCCCGCTGCTGTGCTCGGAATCAAGGTCATCAGCACCTTGTTCCCGGCCCTGCCACAGGTGATGGTTTTTGACACCGCCTTCCATCAGACGCTCGCACCAAAAGCGTACCTTTATCCCATTCCTTACTATCTCTATAAAGATCACAGCATTCGTCGTTATGGTGCACATGGTACAAGCCACCGCTATGTGGTTAACGAAGCGGTTCAGCAGTTGGGCCTGGACCCCAATGATCACCAGGTTATCAGCGCACACCTGGGAAATGGATGCAGTGCGGCGGCCGTGATTAATGGGCATTGCGTTGACACAACCATGGGACTGACGCCTCTCGAAGGCTTAATGATGGGAACCCGTTCCGGAGACGTGGATCCAAGCCTGCATCAGTTCCTGGCGAAGAAAATGTCATGGTCAATTGAACAGATCACCAACATGTTAAATAAAGAATCCGGATTATTGGGACTGTCTGGCATAAGTAACGACATGCGTACTCTGGTCGAGGCACGAGACAGCGGTAACCAGCAGGCAGGCCTCGCGATTGATGTCTTCTGTTTCCGTTTGGCACGGCAAATTGCCGGTCTCGCTGCATCGTTGACCCGCCTCGATGCACTCATTTTTACCGGCGGTATCGGCGAGAACTCTGAACCGGTACGGGCTCAGGCGCTCAAGAATCTGGCCATTCTGGGATTTGAAGCAGAGCCGGAATACAACCAGAAAAACGGCAAACAGAGTAATGGCCTGATCACCAAGGCCGACAGTACTCCCGCAATTGTCATTCAAACTAACGAAGAACTGATGATTGCTATGGATTGTCTGAGATTAACCAAATAG